The following proteins come from a genomic window of Proteiniphilum propionicum:
- a CDS encoding RagB/SusD family nutrient uptake outer membrane protein: MKFNKYSFAILSLLIFFWGCDSFLDRPPLTQANDETAWVSENNLRLYANKFLPDFFIGYGVGWTNSSAPLMGYQFSDDIVHNGNQGNFTRAVPNSQIWNMSLIRSINIMLDRIENKMGDVLTSEQYSHWTGVGRFYRAMRYSTLVFAYGDVPYYNHVVSDTDMDDLYKARTPRNEVMDSIYYDLNYAFENVRVNDGEMNVNRYVVAGYISRIALYEGSWQKYYYKNNERAQKFLELAIEAGNYIINSGRYDIVSEFRALFTSEDLRGNKDCIFYRHYDPAVGITHSVASNNNLSESINFGPTTALIKSFIMNDGDVWQNTSMPGAKNFELANMIKTRDPRLEATFYDKPTPRNKGSFWYINKFLPRSVAKSVEEGNTPPVEFTSTNNRTDYPVMRYAEVLLNWIEAKAELQTIGGAAVDQSDIDKTINKIRNRPIASEAAEMGVQKTSPLLLGELPDDPERDADVSALIWEIRRERRMEFAFEHSRIADLERWHKLEYMDTDAEEDLLHGGWVNFPKELADELNAGNTGKFSVLKLNGDEVTFNGSNKADMVGFYRSSSTNGRQPFLNQVNVNPYLSPVGKTQIDDYASKGYLLKQTEGWPTN, encoded by the coding sequence ATGAAATTCAATAAATATAGTTTTGCCATTTTATCCTTGTTAATATTTTTCTGGGGGTGTGACAGTTTTCTTGACAGGCCGCCTCTTACTCAAGCAAATGATGAAACAGCCTGGGTAAGCGAGAATAATTTGAGATTATATGCCAATAAATTCCTTCCTGATTTTTTTATAGGGTATGGAGTAGGATGGACAAATTCCAGTGCACCGTTAATGGGATATCAGTTCAGTGATGACATTGTGCATAATGGCAATCAGGGTAACTTTACCCGTGCCGTACCCAACAGCCAAATATGGAACATGAGTCTTATCAGGTCGATAAACATTATGCTTGACAGAATTGAAAACAAGATGGGAGATGTTCTTACATCTGAGCAATATTCACACTGGACTGGTGTTGGAAGGTTTTACAGAGCGATGAGATACTCTACTCTGGTATTTGCCTATGGTGATGTACCATATTATAACCACGTGGTCTCAGATACCGATATGGATGATCTGTACAAGGCCCGTACTCCACGCAATGAGGTAATGGATTCGATATATTATGATTTGAACTATGCATTTGAAAACGTTCGGGTAAACGATGGGGAGATGAATGTAAACAGATACGTAGTTGCCGGATATATTTCAAGAATTGCGTTATATGAAGGGAGCTGGCAAAAATATTATTATAAAAACAATGAGCGGGCTCAAAAATTCCTCGAGCTTGCAATAGAGGCAGGCAACTACATAATAAACAGTGGCAGATACGATATTGTCAGCGAATTCAGAGCTCTCTTCACATCAGAAGATTTGAGAGGGAACAAAGATTGTATTTTTTACAGGCATTATGATCCTGCTGTTGGCATTACACATAGTGTAGCATCGAACAACAACCTATCGGAATCGATCAATTTCGGTCCCACAACTGCTCTGATCAAGTCGTTTATTATGAATGATGGTGATGTGTGGCAAAATACGAGCATGCCTGGAGCAAAAAACTTTGAACTGGCAAATATGATTAAAACCCGTGATCCAAGGCTGGAAGCTACTTTTTACGATAAGCCTACTCCACGGAACAAAGGATCTTTCTGGTACATTAATAAATTTTTGCCAAGAAGCGTTGCCAAATCAGTAGAAGAAGGGAATACACCTCCGGTTGAATTTACAAGTACCAATAACCGTACAGATTATCCGGTAATGAGATATGCTGAGGTTCTTCTTAACTGGATTGAAGCAAAAGCCGAACTGCAAACCATTGGCGGTGCTGCTGTAGATCAGTCAGATATTGATAAAACAATAAACAAGATAAGAAACAGGCCGATAGCTTCAGAAGCAGCGGAGATGGGAGTACAAAAAACCTCTCCTTTACTATTGGGTGAACTGCCTGATGATCCTGAAAGAGATGCCGATGTTTCTGCACTGATATGGGAAATAAGGAGAGAGAGAAGGATGGAGTTTGCTTTTGAACATTCACGTATCGCCGATTTGGAGCGTTGGCACAAACTGGAATACATGGATACAGATGCTGAAGAAGATCTACTGCATGGCGGATGGGTAAACTTCCCAAAAGAGCTTGCCGATGAATTAAATGCAGGAAATACAGGAAAATTTTCAGTGTTAAAGCTTAATGGCGATGAAGTAACTTTTAACGGAAGCAATAAAGCCGATATGGTGGGTTTCTACAGAAGTTCATCTACTAATGGACGACAGCCATTCCTGAACCAGGTAAACGTTAATCCTTACTTGTCTCCCGTAGGCAAAACACAGATTGACGATTATGCCAGTAAAGGTTATCTGTTAAAACAGACCGAAGGATGGCCGACCAACTAA
- a CDS encoding DUF4623 domain-containing protein translates to MKIAEDKLKYFGLFAILTIFFFVSCGDDLPVNVESPNETVLKSIKILNAGEGGNIVIDGVIDENAKTVWFPRVEPETDVNAIRFQVELSDGAKLDKDSYSFDFEEGQDAATIVIKVVNAPRFREYFVTLRLNVPVFGADFEKPQIYDNTANELGNPLYPTFVSSSTRGSGFDGKHVLIVTRAAGGSHLLDVNDLRKNEIKPIPLNLTGVSGGTFPVNLGAQINGHTYIANLSGGLVSPLKIYHWSNPEQEPQVIANINKSEIPGAGARHGDNLSVNLDEDGNGHIFFGDNASTQILRLKVTNYTEITDPTIIEMQPRLLEPFMNMNRVGTSDNYLLTGHAAPIMVASVEGTIGYKMANSSIPIRSCDPRVVYFNGERYLLVVTAARGAGDAVVMYLYNITKGETITEALEIFESGNMTPIYQYPLLGPVNTSPSTQTGWYVTKDNEGNDDTLMLYGASNDAGFVLIEFPKKTLDD, encoded by the coding sequence ATGAAAATAGCAGAAGATAAATTAAAATATTTTGGATTATTTGCCATATTAACGATATTCTTTTTCGTTTCTTGTGGCGATGATCTACCTGTAAACGTAGAATCACCTAACGAAACAGTACTTAAATCCATTAAGATTTTAAATGCTGGAGAGGGTGGCAATATAGTTATTGATGGTGTAATAGATGAGAATGCCAAGACCGTCTGGTTCCCCAGAGTTGAACCGGAAACAGATGTAAATGCCATTCGTTTTCAAGTAGAATTATCTGATGGAGCAAAATTAGATAAGGATAGCTACAGTTTCGATTTTGAAGAGGGCCAGGATGCCGCAACCATCGTAATAAAAGTGGTCAATGCGCCACGTTTTCGTGAGTACTTTGTTACTCTCAGGCTAAATGTCCCTGTATTTGGTGCAGATTTCGAAAAGCCGCAAATATATGACAACACAGCAAATGAATTGGGCAATCCACTCTATCCTACCTTTGTCTCTTCCTCGACAAGAGGCTCTGGCTTCGACGGGAAACACGTTCTTATTGTTACACGTGCCGCCGGAGGTTCACATCTTTTGGATGTAAATGATCTTAGAAAAAATGAAATAAAACCAATTCCGCTGAATCTTACAGGAGTTTCCGGGGGAACATTCCCCGTAAATCTGGGAGCTCAGATCAATGGACATACCTACATTGCCAACCTTTCAGGTGGCCTGGTATCGCCATTAAAGATCTACCATTGGTCTAATCCGGAACAAGAACCACAGGTAATCGCCAACATCAACAAAAGTGAGATCCCCGGTGCAGGAGCACGTCATGGCGATAACCTCTCTGTGAATTTAGATGAGGATGGAAATGGACACATATTTTTTGGAGATAATGCCTCTACACAAATTTTGAGATTAAAGGTCACAAATTATACTGAAATAACCGACCCAACAATAATTGAAATGCAGCCTCGCTTACTGGAACCGTTCATGAATATGAATCGGGTAGGAACATCGGATAATTATCTGTTAACCGGCCATGCCGCCCCAATCATGGTGGCAAGTGTTGAAGGAACCATTGGCTACAAAATGGCTAATTCTTCCATTCCCATCAGAAGTTGCGACCCAAGGGTTGTTTACTTCAACGGTGAAAGATATCTGCTCGTGGTTACTGCTGCAAGAGGTGCGGGAGATGCCGTTGTGATGTATCTTTATAACATAACAAAAGGCGAAACCATTACCGAAGCGCTGGAAATTTTTGAATCGGGAAATATGACGCCTATTTATCAATATCCGTTACTTGGGCCCGTAAATACGTCTCCATCCACTCAAACCGGTTGGTATGTAACAAAAGATAATGAAGGGAATGATGATACACTCATGCTTTATGGCGCCTCAAACGATGCCGGTTTTGTGCTAATTGAGTTTCCTAAAAAAACGTTGGATGATTAA
- a CDS encoding dihydrofolate reductase: MMNNAVKIAIIVALDEDNGIGRKGGLLCHLSNDLKHFKKITTGHTVIMGRKTYESLPKGALPYRTNIVITSEKAENFPGCIVVHSLKEAVEHCNKEGEAYIIGGGQLYRSAMPLVKKLYLTRIHHTFEDADTFFPEIDFNEWRLIKKEEHKADEKHSYDYSFLTYSKK, translated from the coding sequence ATGATGAATAATGCCGTAAAAATTGCTATTATTGTTGCACTCGACGAAGATAATGGTATCGGTAGGAAAGGAGGATTGCTTTGTCATCTGTCAAACGACCTTAAGCACTTTAAAAAGATTACTACAGGACATACTGTAATAATGGGCAGGAAAACATATGAATCGCTACCAAAAGGAGCTCTGCCCTACCGTACAAATATCGTAATCACTTCAGAAAAAGCAGAAAATTTTCCCGGCTGCATTGTGGTTCATTCTCTAAAGGAAGCAGTTGAACATTGCAACAAAGAAGGTGAAGCCTACATCATTGGCGGAGGACAACTGTACCGCTCTGCTATGCCTTTGGTGAAAAAGTTATATCTTACCCGTATACACCATACTTTTGAAGATGCGGATACTTTTTTCCCGGAAATAGATTTCAATGAATGGAGACTGATCAAAAAAGAAGAACATAAAGCGGACGAAAAACATAGCTATGACTATTCTTTTCTGACCTATTCAAAAAAATAA
- a CDS encoding TonB-dependent receptor: protein MKIYFLITFLCIFSVTAENTYSQSKEVSAELRDVALKDAFRELEKNSDYLFLVMDNTESYLTTKVNISVNNKSMVEILDLLLKNTNLTYSIVNRQITISRKPGIAENKEIDVKTSIKEVQQTEKTITGVVTDANGEAIIGANIIEVGTPSHGTITDINGRFTLNVSNNASIKVSFIGYLSQTINTIGKTSFNITLAEDTQALEEVVVVGYGTQRKANLTGAVSSVNVDEVLGSRPVADVGRGLQGTIPGLSIVVPSGEVGSNPIMKIRGQIGSIAGSSDPLILVDNVEIPNIQMINPNDIESISVLKDAAASSIYGSKAAFGVILITTKKGAKTEKTDITYSTNLSWQKPFKKIDIAGIDGLEYTLEAHENMKAGGPAGGFWRVNRESFEKIKEWQDKYAGVVKYNDPVIYGRDWIYDGTDKFGYRIYDPVEAMIKNSAFSQTHNLSLNGKRKDTNYTLSVGYLGQEGMMKPAVHDDYSRFTGNLNLSTKLTDFLTVRGGAMFTDATKRYPNSATGFVADPWLYLYRWSRLFPTGALENGEEVRDPYFDTKNAHTAKDKKKYTNLNIGTTFDFNDNWNLLADYAFSTRLDQSTSSRPTFSGREPWYTPVAWNDANGNRIYVDENGNITNDEGMPGYRLPYVNYITSDKTYFYKYSFVSEKHTFNAVTNYNLKLAEDHNFKFMAGTNIESYKWDSHWSNKTELIDEKNPQFNFAVGTETVGGGANWDSQVGVFSRINYSFMDKYLLEANLRYDATSKFPSNLRWRWYPSFSGGWVITNESFMAPLDPILSFAKIRASWGKIGDQSVSNALYLATMDINKNSWLSYDGEQYFQLSTPNPISAGITWQDIESLNIGLDLRFINNKMGLVFEWFQRDTKNMIIAGDALPATYGANAPQGNYGNLRTKGWEIAADFNHRFSNGLGINVNANISDAITDITKGADWNTPWENRLIHNNYATGRRYGDIYGYVTDRLFQKEDFIYDDNGNIQQTIIIWEGTAKRTNQLAGKNPVYQTYFEDGNQVLLVGPGDVKFVDVNRDGYITPGKNTFGDPGDQVVIGNFTPRYEFGLRLGADYKGFDASVFFQGVGKRKIWGAGQLAIPGFHVKDGAMPQAIAKDFWKKDRTDAFYPRAWNLGGSNEGFVMRKQSRYMLNMAYLKIKNITLGYTVPKDIVSRMYLSNARLYISFENFFTFDKLRGLPIDPEAISGHSMLLTNGNYNLGRTGTSNPTFKSASVGFQVSL, encoded by the coding sequence ATGAAAATCTATTTTTTGATAACTTTCCTTTGCATTTTTTCCGTTACGGCAGAAAACACATACTCCCAGTCGAAGGAGGTAAGTGCTGAATTGAGAGACGTAGCGTTAAAAGATGCATTTCGTGAATTAGAGAAAAACAGCGACTATCTCTTCCTTGTTATGGACAACACAGAGAGTTATTTAACAACTAAAGTTAACATCTCAGTCAACAATAAATCAATGGTAGAGATACTCGATTTGTTGCTTAAGAATACCAACCTGACCTACTCAATTGTTAACAGACAGATTACAATTTCGAGAAAACCGGGTATTGCTGAAAATAAGGAGATTGATGTAAAAACAAGCATCAAGGAAGTTCAACAGACAGAAAAAACAATTACAGGAGTGGTTACCGATGCGAATGGAGAAGCCATTATCGGAGCCAATATAATTGAAGTGGGAACTCCTTCCCATGGAACTATTACCGACATTAACGGAAGATTTACACTAAATGTAAGCAACAATGCATCCATTAAAGTCTCATTTATAGGATATCTGAGTCAAACAATCAATACTATTGGGAAGACCAGCTTTAATATCACCCTGGCTGAAGATACTCAGGCACTTGAGGAGGTGGTGGTGGTGGGCTATGGAACACAGCGGAAAGCAAATCTTACAGGTGCTGTATCTTCAGTAAACGTTGACGAGGTGCTGGGCAGCCGTCCGGTTGCCGACGTGGGGAGAGGGCTGCAGGGGACTATACCAGGGCTGTCAATTGTTGTCCCAAGCGGAGAAGTAGGTTCTAACCCAATTATGAAAATTCGTGGACAAATTGGCTCTATTGCAGGGTCAAGTGATCCGCTGATATTAGTGGATAATGTTGAAATACCGAATATTCAAATGATAAATCCAAATGATATAGAATCGATATCCGTTTTGAAAGATGCCGCAGCAAGTTCAATATACGGATCGAAAGCAGCATTTGGAGTAATTCTTATAACCACAAAAAAAGGAGCTAAAACTGAAAAGACAGATATAACATATTCAACCAACTTATCCTGGCAAAAACCCTTTAAAAAGATTGATATTGCAGGTATAGACGGACTGGAGTATACACTGGAAGCTCATGAGAATATGAAAGCCGGAGGTCCTGCAGGCGGTTTCTGGCGAGTAAACAGGGAAAGTTTTGAAAAAATAAAAGAGTGGCAGGATAAATACGCAGGAGTTGTAAAATACAATGATCCTGTAATTTATGGAAGGGACTGGATTTATGACGGAACTGATAAATTCGGATATAGAATTTATGATCCTGTAGAGGCCATGATCAAAAATTCAGCCTTTTCTCAAACACACAACCTATCACTTAACGGTAAAAGAAAAGATACTAATTATACATTAAGTGTAGGTTACCTTGGACAAGAGGGTATGATGAAACCAGCTGTTCATGATGATTACAGTAGGTTTACAGGCAATCTGAATTTATCTACAAAGCTCACAGATTTCTTAACAGTCAGGGGGGGAGCAATGTTTACCGATGCAACCAAAAGATACCCAAACTCGGCAACTGGGTTCGTTGCAGACCCATGGTTATATCTTTACAGATGGAGCCGCCTGTTTCCTACCGGTGCCCTTGAAAACGGAGAAGAGGTGAGAGACCCCTATTTCGACACCAAAAATGCACATACAGCGAAAGATAAGAAGAAATACACGAATCTGAATATAGGAACCACCTTTGATTTCAATGATAACTGGAACCTTCTTGCAGATTATGCATTCAGTACCCGATTAGATCAGTCAACATCGTCCAGACCCACTTTTAGCGGACGTGAACCATGGTACACACCTGTTGCCTGGAATGATGCCAACGGAAACCGTATTTATGTGGATGAAAACGGCAACATTACAAATGACGAAGGAATGCCGGGATACAGGCTCCCTTATGTAAATTATATTACATCTGATAAAACCTATTTTTACAAATACTCCTTTGTTTCCGAGAAACACACTTTCAATGCAGTGACTAATTATAATTTAAAACTGGCAGAGGACCATAATTTTAAATTTATGGCAGGTACAAATATAGAAAGTTATAAATGGGACAGTCACTGGTCTAACAAAACTGAATTAATAGATGAGAAAAATCCACAGTTTAATTTTGCCGTAGGTACTGAAACTGTAGGAGGTGGTGCCAACTGGGACTCACAGGTAGGGGTTTTCAGCCGGATAAATTACTCTTTTATGGATAAGTATCTGTTAGAGGCGAACCTGCGCTATGATGCGACTTCTAAGTTTCCAAGTAATCTGAGATGGAGATGGTATCCGTCATTTTCCGGAGGATGGGTAATCACTAATGAATCGTTTATGGCTCCATTGGATCCGATTTTGAGTTTTGCAAAAATACGTGCATCATGGGGTAAGATTGGAGATCAATCAGTTTCCAACGCATTATACCTGGCAACAATGGATATTAATAAAAATTCCTGGCTCTCTTACGACGGTGAACAGTATTTTCAGCTTAGCACTCCCAATCCTATTTCTGCAGGTATCACCTGGCAGGATATAGAATCTTTAAATATTGGTTTGGATTTGCGTTTTATCAACAATAAGATGGGGCTTGTGTTTGAATGGTTCCAGCGCGATACAAAAAACATGATTATTGCCGGTGACGCTCTTCCAGCAACATATGGAGCAAACGCTCCACAGGGAAACTATGGTAATCTGCGCACAAAAGGCTGGGAAATTGCTGCCGACTTCAACCACCGGTTCAGTAATGGATTGGGCATAAATGTAAATGCCAATATTTCAGATGCTATTACTGATATAACAAAAGGTGCTGATTGGAATACACCATGGGAGAATCGCTTGATACATAACAATTATGCTACTGGCAGGCGCTATGGTGATATATACGGATATGTTACTGATCGCCTATTTCAAAAAGAAGATTTTATTTACGACGACAACGGTAACATCCAGCAAACAATAATCATCTGGGAAGGCACTGCTAAACGAACCAACCAGCTTGCAGGCAAAAATCCGGTTTATCAGACCTATTTTGAGGATGGCAACCAGGTGTTACTGGTAGGCCCCGGTGATGTTAAGTTTGTTGATGTGAATCGTGACGGATATATCACCCCTGGTAAAAACACTTTTGGAGATCCAGGAGACCAGGTTGTTATTGGGAACTTTACACCCCGTTACGAATTCGGATTACGTCTGGGAGCCGATTATAAAGGTTTTGATGCTTCAGTTTTTTTCCAGGGAGTGGGGAAGCGAAAAATTTGGGGTGCCGGACAATTGGCCATACCCGGATTTCACGTGAAAGATGGTGCGATGCCACAAGCAATAGCTAAAGATTTTTGGAAAAAGGACAGGACAGATGCTTTCTACCCAAGGGCATGGAATTTAGGCGGTTCGAATGAAGGATTCGTGATGCGAAAGCAGTCGCGTTATATGCTAAATATGGCATATTTAAAAATTAAAAATATCACATTGGGTTATACTGTACCAAAAGATATTGTAAGCCGGATGTATTTATCGAATGCGCGCTTATATATATCATTTGAGAACTTCTTTACTTTCGACAAGTTAAGGGGTCTTCCGATAGATCCGGAAGCAATTTCCGGACATTCTATGTTATTGACCAATGGAAATTACAACCTTGGCCGAACCGGGACTTCCAATCCTACATTTAAATCAGCATCTGTAGGTTTTCAAGTTAGTTTATAA
- a CDS encoding FecR family protein codes for MSHNDFLCDDLFIYWRLHPTKELDSFWEEYLLENKKASVPFNEAIEAFEMIRNEQNNYHFDESSLREKLNERIKKHKNKNIYRIFASSAAAILLVTLISTFYVLNRMGDREGTDISSTGVMINNSSVQLVTGNKVLEIDNNSTLNLSEKKHSALITNSLAHKEIDLKDNQSNRLIVPYGKRSTLVLADGSKVLLNSGTKMEFPSMFSGEDREIRVEGEIFIDVVKQDNVPFIIQTPNSRITVFGTSFNVSSYSDEKSESVVLVDGSVEVRSGNSALILKPNEMAVIEDGYIEHKTVDVLNYICWTSGYMQLNKTPLNDVLRKIERYYNVNFQYNDDLKLNVQTCSGKLFLSDNFDDVLEAFSKMTYLQYEKHDDKSIFIHK; via the coding sequence ATGAGCCATAATGATTTTTTGTGTGACGACCTTTTTATTTATTGGAGATTACATCCAACCAAAGAGCTGGACTCCTTTTGGGAAGAATATCTTCTTGAGAATAAGAAAGCCAGCGTCCCATTCAATGAAGCTATCGAAGCTTTCGAAATGATAAGGAACGAACAAAATAATTATCATTTCGACGAATCTTCCCTACGAGAAAAATTGAATGAGAGAATTAAAAAACATAAGAATAAAAATATTTATAGAATATTTGCCTCATCTGCAGCTGCCATATTACTAGTTACATTGATATCCACTTTTTACGTTCTTAACAGAATGGGTGATAGGGAAGGAACTGACATATCCTCAACGGGAGTGATGATCAACAATAGCAGTGTGCAGCTTGTTACTGGAAACAAAGTACTGGAAATTGACAACAACTCCACTTTAAATCTTTCTGAAAAAAAACATAGCGCATTAATTACTAATTCGCTTGCACATAAAGAGATCGATTTAAAAGACAACCAATCTAACAGACTAATAGTACCGTATGGTAAGAGATCGACTTTGGTATTGGCTGACGGATCTAAAGTACTTCTGAATTCCGGAACCAAAATGGAATTTCCTTCAATGTTTAGTGGGGAAGACAGAGAAATAAGAGTAGAAGGAGAAATATTCATCGATGTTGTAAAACAAGACAATGTACCTTTTATTATTCAAACACCTAATTCCAGAATAACTGTCTTCGGCACCTCATTTAACGTCTCTTCATATTCCGATGAGAAGAGTGAATCGGTTGTTTTGGTTGACGGTTCGGTTGAGGTAAGGAGCGGAAACAGCGCTTTGATATTAAAGCCAAATGAAATGGCAGTGATTGAAGACGGATATATTGAACATAAGACTGTTGATGTGTTAAATTATATATGCTGGACTAGTGGCTATATGCAATTGAATAAAACTCCACTAAATGATGTATTGAGAAAAATTGAAAGATACTATAATGTAAATTTTCAATACAATGATGATTTAAAATTAAACGTTCAGACCTGCTCGGGTAAATTATTTCTTTCTGACAATTTCGACGATGTACTCGAAGCGTTTTCAAAAATGACCTACTTGCAATATGAAAAGCACGATGATAAATCTATATTCATCCATAAATAA
- a CDS encoding glycoside hydrolase family 10 protein produces the protein MKKSLFYYILFLFAAFVVSCNDDTPGTDNNDEPEPPPSKPILKFPKKEMRSVWITTAWELDWPMGKYDAQSQKNQYIQYLDRFKEININSVIFQVKPMGDAFYNSPYEPWSKSITGTRGKDPGYDVLAFLIDEAHKRDIEFHAWMNPYRIATRAGNSTPYPPLHASINPEWVVNHEKIQIYNPGLPEVRQRLADIVKDLITKYNVDGIHFDDYFYPDPSSAGVMVSDAEDFRKYGAGFAKIEDFRRDNVNKAIKAVHDIIVTNKPDVVFTISPTASPDYNLNTLFADVTKWCREGWIDVVMPQLYQEIGNQYNDFQARLGWWTQYNYKAVPMVGHGYYKFGDPQQPAAFQSALELERQFELTRRNQKVLGNAMYSARYILFNKINITDKLATIYKNPAVIPFLGREVAPAPVKPQNIKIENNMLSWNRQGDLSSVVYYFPDQTKEGVVLSITKDTSLPVSSSGFYCVTTINKDNKESEPSDAVEKK, from the coding sequence ATGAAAAAGTCACTATTCTACTATATCTTATTTCTGTTTGCGGCATTTGTAGTATCATGTAATGATGATACCCCAGGTACAGATAATAATGACGAACCTGAACCACCACCATCCAAACCTATTTTGAAGTTTCCCAAAAAAGAGATGCGGTCAGTATGGATCACTACAGCATGGGAATTGGACTGGCCTATGGGAAAATATGATGCCCAGTCACAAAAAAATCAGTACATCCAATATCTTGACAGATTTAAAGAAATAAATATAAATTCGGTAATTTTTCAGGTAAAACCTATGGGGGATGCTTTCTACAATTCACCATACGAGCCGTGGAGTAAATCGATAACCGGAACAAGAGGAAAAGATCCTGGCTATGATGTGTTGGCATTTTTGATTGATGAAGCACATAAACGCGACATTGAGTTCCATGCCTGGATGAACCCATACAGGATTGCAACACGTGCAGGCAATAGTACGCCATACCCTCCGTTGCATGCATCGATAAATCCGGAATGGGTAGTAAATCACGAAAAAATTCAAATCTACAATCCCGGGTTACCCGAAGTGAGACAGCGACTTGCTGACATAGTAAAAGATCTGATCACAAAATATAATGTTGATGGAATACATTTCGATGACTATTTCTATCCCGATCCATCTTCTGCAGGAGTGATGGTTTCAGATGCAGAAGACTTCAGGAAATATGGTGCTGGTTTTGCAAAAATAGAAGATTTCAGACGCGATAATGTGAATAAGGCAATAAAGGCTGTGCATGATATCATTGTCACAAACAAGCCGGATGTTGTCTTTACCATCTCTCCCACAGCGAGTCCCGATTATAATCTGAATACATTATTTGCCGATGTGACTAAATGGTGCCGTGAAGGATGGATTGACGTGGTAATGCCTCAGCTATATCAGGAGATTGGAAATCAGTATAACGATTTTCAGGCCAGACTGGGTTGGTGGACACAGTATAACTACAAAGCTGTACCAATGGTGGGACATGGATATTATAAATTCGGAGATCCGCAACAGCCGGCAGCCTTTCAGTCGGCACTTGAACTGGAAAGGCAGTTTGAATTGACACGAAGAAATCAGAAAGTATTGGGAAATGCAATGTACAGTGCTAGATATATTCTGTTCAACAAAATAAACATTACCGATAAATTGGCTACAATATACAAGAACCCTGCAGTTATTCCATTCCTGGGACGTGAGGTTGCACCAGCACCTGTCAAACCGCAGAATATAAAAATAGAAAATAACATGTTATCATGGAACAGACAGGGTGATTTGAGTTCTGTTGTATATTATTTCCCGGACCAGACAAAAGAAGGTGTTGTTTTGTCGATAACAAAAGATACAAGCTTGCCGGTTTCCTCTTCGGGATTCTATTGTGTTACCACCATCAACAAAGACAATAAAGAGAGTGAACCATCCGATGCAGTAGAGAAAAAATAA
- a CDS encoding RNA polymerase sigma factor, which translates to MSREAWQKFLKGDENAFSDLYSFYFKELFAYGLKIGFNEDECKDAIQDVFFNIYISRKKLSHVQNIEFYLLQSLKNKLFDFHNRETKINRINYEDIFINNEDGIVEQIINKEKQLEIKNIISQFLQKLPPKQRKIIYYHYQLNLNIEEIATILEMTTPAVKKSLYRALQKIKETSSDITQNIFTHFLTIVG; encoded by the coding sequence ATGAGTAGAGAAGCCTGGCAAAAATTCCTGAAAGGAGACGAAAATGCATTCTCAGATCTTTATAGTTTCTACTTTAAAGAGCTTTTTGCGTATGGACTTAAAATAGGATTCAATGAAGATGAATGTAAAGATGCTATACAAGATGTTTTTTTTAATATCTACATTTCCAGGAAAAAACTGTCACATGTACAAAATATTGAATTTTACCTGCTTCAAAGCCTGAAAAATAAATTGTTCGACTTTCATAACCGCGAAACAAAAATCAACCGCATAAACTATGAGGATATTTTTATAAATAACGAAGATGGCATAGTTGAACAGATCATCAATAAAGAAAAACAGCTTGAAATTAAGAATATTATTTCTCAATTTCTACAAAAGCTGCCGCCAAAACAGAGAAAAATTATCTATTACCATTATCAGTTGAATCTTAATATTGAAGAGATAGCCACAATTTTAGAGATGACAACACCAGCAGTAAAAAAATCACTCTACAGGGCTCTACAGAAAATAAAGGAGACTTCATCAGATATAACGCAAAACATATTCACTCATTTTTTAACCATTGTTGGTTAA